TCCAGCATTATATGTTCCTCAAAACACTCTATTTGATTATGTCTATATTCTGGCTGTATTCCCCAAAATTTTAAACAAGTCCTTTGAATTAATTGCACCTTCTCTTAGAACTTCAATCTTTCCATTGATCAATTTTATTACTGTTGATTCCCTTCTCAATTCAGTAGCTCCACCATCAAGCACGATGTCAACTCTCTCCCCTATTTGATCATATGCTTGATTTGCAGTTAAAGAGGATCTCTCCCCACTCAGATTAGCGCTAGTACCCACCAATAAACCACCGCACAACTCTATTAGTCTGAGAGATATACCATTTCTTGGTATTCTAACTCCTACAGTGTTTGAACCTGCGGTTACAAAATCGGACAAATTTTTTTTGGGCAATACAAAAGTTATGGGACCTGGCCATATTTTTTTGGCTATATTTGAAGCTTCATCACTTATTCTGGATATCTTTGAAATATTTTCAATAGTATCTCCTAATATAGGTAAAGGATTGTGTTGTCTTCTCTTTGTAGAATGCACTTTTTGAATAGCTTCTTTATTGAACGGATCACAACCCAATCCATAAACTGTGTCAGTTGGATATATTACCAAACCGCCTTGTTTGACTATCTCAGCTGCTTTTTTTATGTTATCTTCAAACGCTCTTAGGATCAAAATAATTGAACCTCTAGTGGTATGATAATATTCCTAATGAGAAGAATTAGATTTCGTAAACCTCATTTGGCGAAGGAGCCTTAGCTTGTAGTTTCAATTTCTTTGATGCCCAAGATGCAAGTTTAACACAATTTTTCTCTTCTCCATGCATAACAAATACTTTTGTTTTTTTTCCTAAACCTGACAGAATATCTCTATGTTCAGCTTTTCCTCCATGAGATGTGAAATCGAAATGATCAACTTCTGCATCAACATTCCTAACCTTCCCATGTACAACAAATTTCTTCTTTTCAAGTAATATACTGCCAGGAGTTCCAGGAACTTGAAAACTTACTAAAAAGATCGCGTTATTTTCTTCTCTTACAACAGATTCCATATAGAAAACAGCTGCTCCACCTTTAAGCATCCCAGCAGGTGAAACTATTACTGAAGGTTTCTTTACTGCTTTTCTTCTATCTCCCCATTTTTCTATCCATGTGGCTTTCTTTACAGCTTTATTGAAGTTCTCAGGCTCTCTTAGTGATCCTTGATGTCGAAGTAAGATCTCTATTCCACTTAAAGCCATTCCATCGACGTATATTGGATATTTGAAATTATGCGCTGAAAGGATCGAGATGACTTCTTGAGACCTACCAATTCCAAAAGCAGGAACAAGAACAACACCATCATTTTCAACCACATCTGTAACTCTTGAGACAAATTCTTTTTCGATTTTCATTCTTTTAGAATGGTCTTCGTCAGAATATGTCGATTCTGTAATTATTACATCTAAATCACCATAATCTAGATCTGCTCCATCTACCAACCTAGTAGGAACAGGATTGAAATCTCCGGTATAAAGAACTCTTTTTCCTTCTGCCTCAACAAGAATCTGAGAGCTCCCTGGAATGTGACCTGCATTAAGAAAATTGATCTTTGCATCTCCAACATGAATTTCCTTTCTGTAAGAAACTGGTATACAATGCTTCATCATAGCTTGTAAATCGATATACTCATAAGGTAAATAGTATCCACTTAAGCGCATAAAGTCCTTGATGAGTAATTCTATAAATTCAAAAGTTGGTTCAACTGAATAAAGAGGAAGTCTCTTTCTTAAATAGAATAATGGTAATAATCCACTATGATCTAAATGAGCATGAGAAAGAAATATTGCATCTAACTCTTTTGGTGATATGTGAACAGGAAAACCGATTTCATGATTAAACATTACGCCGTAATCGAGTAATATCTGTTTATCTCCAAATTTAATGGCTACAGCGGAACGTCCGACCTCCCTGCAACCTCCCAAGAACCTAATATGCATAATATTCTAATTTCTCCACTTTTGATAAATTCTTTTAAATAATCAAATATAATTGAATGAAACTCTTTTACAATTATTCAATTAATGAACCTATTTCAAGCGTGCTGGAAAATGCTAAACAGGCAATTTAAAGCTTTTGTTTATTTATTTTCACTATACCTTGCCAATCCAAGCTAGGTCATTACTTCATACCATTTGACTATAGTGATATTTTCCTCAGTTGTTGATTCTAATTAGTTGTAACTACCAACTAATATGTTTATATTTTATATCATACTTGGTTTCATGAACTATCAAAGAGATGAATAATCTATGACTGTTCACTTCAATGTTGAAAAGACTAATTTCAAAAATTGTACATTATTAACTGGCTTTCATGGTGTAGGAGAAGTAGGATATATTTCAATATCGTATTTAGTTGGTGCTTTGAAAGCCGAAAGGATAGGTTTTATTGAAGTAGATAATCCTCCACCCTTTATCAATACTGGTGAGGGAGGTATCGTAACTCCATTTGAGATTTATAAAAGTAAAAAATTTGTGTTAGTAAAACTAGAGTTCTCTCCTCACAAAACTGAAGAATCTGAGTTTATAAAATCATTAGCACAATGGACTATTAAAGAGAAATTTAAGGATGCTATTTTGATTGGAGGGCTAGATTCAAACTTCAAAACTGGAAAAGATCAGTGTAGGATAGCCCCCACCCGATCCTATCTCGAAGAATTAAAGTCATTTAAAGCACCTATATTAGAAACTGGCCTTCTGGTTTTTGGGCCTCTTGCGATAATCCTCAGCGAATTT
Above is a window of Candidatus Bathyarchaeota archaeon DNA encoding:
- a CDS encoding PAC2 family protein, whose protein sequence is MTVHFNVEKTNFKNCTLLTGFHGVGEVGYISISYLVGALKAERIGFIEVDNPPPFINTGEGGIVTPFEIYKSKKFVLVKLEFSPHKTEESEFIKSLAQWTIKEKFKDAILIGGLDSNFKTGKDQCRIAPTRSYLEELKSFKAPILETGLLVFGPLAIILSEFEISDFPALAMLPYASALTPDPGAAAVAIREISRAYNLKVNVSELEKDAENIEAEIEQKLERAQKSLHSMYV
- a CDS encoding L-threonylcarbamoyladenylate synthase encodes the protein MILRAFEDNIKKAAEIVKQGGLVIYPTDTVYGLGCDPFNKEAIQKVHSTKRRQHNPLPILGDTIENISKISRISDEASNIAKKIWPGPITFVLPKKNLSDFVTAGSNTVGVRIPRNGISLRLIELCGGLLVGTSANLSGERSSLTANQAYDQIGERVDIVLDGGATELRRESTVIKLINGKIEVLREGAINSKDLFKILGNTARI
- a CDS encoding MBL fold metallo-hydrolase; translated protein: MHIRFLGGCREVGRSAVAIKFGDKQILLDYGVMFNHEIGFPVHISPKELDAIFLSHAHLDHSGLLPLFYLRKRLPLYSVEPTFEFIELLIKDFMRLSGYYLPYEYIDLQAMMKHCIPVSYRKEIHVGDAKINFLNAGHIPGSSQILVEAEGKRVLYTGDFNPVPTRLVDGADLDYGDLDVIITESTYSDEDHSKRMKIEKEFVSRVTDVVENDGVVLVPAFGIGRSQEVISILSAHNFKYPIYVDGMALSGIEILLRHQGSLREPENFNKAVKKATWIEKWGDRRKAVKKPSVIVSPAGMLKGGAAVFYMESVVREENNAIFLVSFQVPGTPGSILLEKKKFVVHGKVRNVDAEVDHFDFTSHGGKAEHRDILSGLGKKTKVFVMHGEEKNCVKLASWASKKLKLQAKAPSPNEVYEI